In Streptomyces sp. ML-6, the genomic stretch TGGGTGAAGGACAAGTGGGGCGACACCCGCCCCGAGGTCGTCATGAAGAACGGCGACCAGGGCCCCAACTACGAGAAGATCGCCTCCCTGCGGCCGGACCTGATCATCGCGGTCTACTCCGAGATCGACGAGGCCGCCTACGAGAAGCTCTCCAGGATCGCCCCCACGGTGGGCCGCACCAAGGGCGAGAAGGAACCCTTCAGTGCCCCGTGGCAGGACAACGCGGTGCACATCGCCAAGGCGCTCGGCAAGGAGGACGAGGGCACCGAACTGGTGCGGGGCATCCAGGACAAGCTCGACGCGGCCAGGAAGGCGCACCCGGAGTTCAAGGGCCGGACCGCCGTCGCCCTGTCCTGGTACAAGGACTCGCTCGCCCCGTTCACCTCCACCGACGTGCGCGGACGACTGGTGACGGGCATCGGCTTCACCTACCGGCCCGGGATCGACGAGGTCGCGGACGGCAAGTTCTTCACCGTGCTGTCCCCCGAGCGCGTCGACCTGGTCGACGCCGATCGCATCTTCGTCATCAACGACGAGGCGGACACGGCGGCGTTGAAGAAGTTCGAACTGTTCACCAACCTGCCCGCCGTCAGGAATGGCAAGGTGTCCTACCTGCTGGACAGCGAGGGACCGGCGGTCGGCGCGGCCATGTCCCAGGGCACCCTGCTGTCCCTGCCGTACGCGATCGACGAACTCGTCGCATCGGCCGGCCGGGGATGACGCACGAACCGCCGCGCCCCCGTCCGGGTCCGGTCGCCGCGTGAGCGCCACCGGCACCCCGGCCGCCCCTGCGACCCTGCGCACGGCGACCGGGGGAGAGGCCACCCGATGGGTCGCGGCACATTGCCGCCGGACACCGTGGCTGACGGCCGCCACCCTCCTCGGCACGGTGGCCGGGGCGGCGCTCCAGGTGTTCCCGGTGCTCCTGCTGGGCCGGGTGGTCGACGGCG encodes the following:
- a CDS encoding iron-siderophore ABC transporter substrate-binding protein; translated protein: MLLHRTGPVGPWRRTAAVLSAAILGLGLLTGCGSGSADKEGDDAPAAAGGTFPVTVEHAFGSTEITEAPRRIVSVGYTDDQAILALGSKPVGMVDQYPNPAGRSPDINTQWPWVKDKWGDTRPEVVMKNGDQGPNYEKIASLRPDLIIAVYSEIDEAAYEKLSRIAPTVGRTKGEKEPFSAPWQDNAVHIAKALGKEDEGTELVRGIQDKLDAARKAHPEFKGRTAVALSWYKDSLAPFTSTDVRGRLVTGIGFTYRPGIDEVADGKFFTVLSPERVDLVDADRIFVINDEADTAALKKFELFTNLPAVRNGKVSYLLDSEGPAVGAAMSQGTLLSLPYAIDELVASAGRG